The nucleotide window TGTTACTGTACATGTCGATGGGACTTCTCTGATGGTGCTCGTTCATAGCACAAGCTTACACTGAGCTCTGAACTGTCCTTCACAGCTGCGTGTCTGCATGGTGTCGCATCTGTTGTACCTTTGGGGaaaatttgtatgtaaatgtacagaaataaaaatgttgccCCAGTAACAGATTTCCTATGGAATGTCTTCCCTACCTCACCTGATGGTATCCAACAAAGGGCATTTCACTACCATGACAACAAGTAATAAAAATCCTCCATGTTTATTCAGCGTAACGCCTCTGTAAACTGTGTCTTCACTGGCCCCGAGGGGTGGTGGGTGGGTAGCCTGTTGGTCCCCTTTGAGAGGCCTCCTCTCaaaaggaaggcagaggcagagactggattAAACAAACTGTTTATCTAGTGTCATTCCCAGACCACCTGAGAGACTGGGCGGGGTCTCATCAGTCAATTTAAAAGGAGTATTTTCTCTTGTTCATTTATGTTCTGCTGTGTCCTGAAAGTTCCTAGAGAGGTCAAGAAATGAAAATCTTACACTGTGATTCTGTGAGGAAAGACTGATAACCCAAACTCTCTATTGTAGTATTTTTTAACCAAAAGAcaatatttctttaataaagtATTTATACCAAACTCTTCTCTCCATAGCCCTGCTTTTGTGTCACTCACTATCCTAACCCCAAAGAGGTGTCCACTCTGCTTTGTAAGCTACGATTATGCAGCCGAGGCCTCCTTTGCAGGAAGTCTCAAAGGAAGGAAGCACCGGGAAGCCCAGACTTAACTCCTCTGAAGAGCCTCTACATCGTGGCCAGCGTCACCACCTTTAGTGTCACCACTCCCTCAATGCAAGACTTTTGCCACTGCATGAAACATGTTTCAGGGCCCTGAACTATCTGCCTCCAGCAACAAAAGGGGTCAGATGGATcccaaaaattagaaaattctttgCCGGTGTTCCTCAAGCTTGCCTGCGCAGAGAAGCACTTGGGGAGCTTTTTAGTCCTGCCCAAGCCTAGGCCTCAGACCATCTGATCCTCTGGGCAAGGGCCAACATTGGAATCCACTTCAAGTGGTAGATGGAAAAAGGTTAAGGATTAAAAATGACCCAAACAGATATCTGATGTACTTGGGActtgggagaaaagagaaaggtaaCAGGAAGATAAGGAAACAACAGGAAGAGCAAGGacataaagcctttgaatgcgtAACAAGGAGGGAGATAAAATCATAACTGACATCTAACTACCATGGCACTTAGAGTTTGCAAAGCATTTCTACATGCTTAACCCTAACAAAACCCTTCAAGGTGGGGATCATTTCCATTTCACAGGCTAGGAAACAGAGCCCAGAGAAGACCACATAGTAAGCAGCATAGGGTGGGGCCTAAAGTTTACGCAAGAGAGAAAACAGCAAGTAGAGACATGCCCAGGAGAAGCCTTTAGCTGAAATgggaaaaagataaatacatcaATTCACAAGACAGAAGCCTCAGGAACACCTAAGTAAACCTAAGGCATATTTATGAAGACTTATTGCCTTAATTCTAATTGGGAACATACATAACAGAGTCGTGACTGATTTGATCTCTTGAATTATTAGATGATAGTCTTCGACCCCAACAAAATCCCACTTCCATCCCTTTTCTCTATCACTGACAGCCAAATGAGAGCAGGCATACTGCCCACAAggctctcttccttccccaggtCCTTCAACATGAGCCTTTTGGCCCAGTGCTGAGAAGGAAAGCTCCTAAGATTAACCCTTTACATACAAAAATGTGAACACAACATGATGGCAAAATGAAATCCAATCCCTTTATTTAAATGTACATTGTACATAAGTTACAAATTCGCACTTCTGCCACTCAGCTAGAACTTTTCCggaaaagtctccatttcttccttGATCCTGTTTTCTACAAGTAATGCGAAGTTACTGTCTGTGTTTTGAAGGTTATAGCTGACAAACACCTGTTTGTTGGTCTTCCTGGCTAAAAAGAGAGAACACATTGACAGCCATGATTGAGATACTGCAGGTCCTATGTTTTCCACACCTGCCTATGGCCGGGAAATGcctggaaaaaaagagaagggggtTGTAGGGAGAGAAGAACATTCCAGTTTTTAACTGTCCTAAGACAGCTGCTGACCTCTCACAGTCACCAGAAAAGTCGTTCCTAAATATGGTCTCCATAGCAGTAGCACCCCCTGGACCTGGTTAGAGACCCCAAGGTCCCACTCCAGACCTCCTAAATCAGAAAGTCAGGTTTGGGCAGCGATCTGTGTTAAGCCCTCCAGGTGACCCACACATCAATGTCTGATAGCTGATGCTCTATATAGAGGAGTTTTTTGGTGTATTCTTTATTAACTTGTAAAAACAcgacattatttaaaataaaacattaaagttCTCCTCTACCGATTCCACTTCCCTCCCAAAGGTAATCccatatttctatgtatttacatatataatatacacctGTATATACAtgctatatatataaatacagatgctataaatatatacacgTGATTTTCTGATATTGAATTAAGTTTTAGCCCCTTTCTATAGAACCTATAATAAACAGTTGATGTGCACCGGTCAAAGTGCAAAAATCAAGCAGAGTTATATGCCCAGAATTTGAAAGACAATGCGGTATCCTGAAGGGGGCAGAAAGCGCGCCACCCCACCCCCACGCATCCCAGGGCAGGTGCTGAAACCCCTCCTCATGTACAGAGGGACTATGCCCACCAGCATCACAGGACCATAATGGCCTCATCACCAAAAGACAGAAGGGCAGTCGGTAAGGCTGAGCCACCTGCCCCATCAGTAGAGGATGGTTGAGAACACAGTCACTGCATTCCATCCAGGTGACAGTTACGTCCTTTTGGTTGCTGCTATcttacctgcagtcccagcaggAACCAAAGGAGGCAGTATGGCGGGAGGGAACAGGCCTGGCCCCAGGACCTGCTATGGCCTGgaaacctctctgggcttcatttGTAAATGGAGAAAGGGTAGATGTCAAGATCTCAAAGATCTGTTTTTCAGCTGTATAAGGCTGTCTGATTTTCAGGGCCAGAAGAGATCTTGGACATTATCTGATTGCCCTCTTTATAGCTTACACGTCCATGGAAAAGGTGAGATAAGGATGAGCCCAGCCTCTGCCTTGAGGACAGctgcctcaataaagctgtttaaaatttttaaaaagtgaacagaAGCAGCAGTTCAATTATCCTAAGAGCCAGTGTTTAAACAGCTTACAGTACTTAGCACAGAGCCTCCCACCAGTTTTCTGGGCAATGTGCACCCAAGGTGGATAGCAATGCTGAGACAGGAATCCACTCAGCCTTGCAAGGAGCAGGGAGCCTCTATAGGTTTTCCCAATTGGCAACAcatcaatcttattttcagggtgCATGAGGCAGTCTGGGATTTAGGGGTGGGGAATCTGCAGCCTGAAGGACACCTGAGGGCcttccagatccccaagtgcagcCCCTTAATTACAGCCTCTTTATTAAAAGGatctgttctataaaatttggattcagtcaaaaggttgcactcaaggatccagaaggccactgTGGCCCCAAGGCTGTTCCCCACCCCCAGAGGAGCCTGTCAAGTCACACTCTGCCCTTATGAGGGCCAGACAAGTCTCCTCTCCCCGCAAGAGGACCCACCACAATTCCAATTGCTCTAATTGCTATGACAGGACTTCCAGGGAACAAAGCCACGTCTGCCAGCATCAGCCCCCACAGACCCAGCTGTGGCCTCCAGAGCCACATCAGTCCAGTCCCCTCATTCACACCAAAGCCTGCACTGCTCTCAGGGCTGCTCAGAACCCCCCAGGGTTTCCCTTTTTTCCTACTTGCTTTCATCTTCTGCCTAAGACACGGTTTCAGGACACCTCTCCCTTTTCACTATGATACATGCATTTTCAACTGGAGGGCCCAGACCCAGGCTGGAGACAACTGGCACAGCACAGGACTTCACTGGTTGTGCATTGCTGGTCCCTTTGGAGATGCAGGCAGCCACCTTTTGCCACTAACTTCAGGCTATGGAGAACCCTTCACCTTCTGCATACAAACTGGTATTAGGCCTCCAGATATTCTGGAGGTTAATGGTATAAACCTTACTAATGACACACCAGATGAGCTCCCACCATCCTTCCCTACCAGAGTCTGTCTCAGCAAGCCCaccctccttttctgcctctataaACATGGACACCTTCCTGCATCTTTATCTGTTGTATATAACAGattactgtgtaccaggcataGGCACACAGTAATCTGTTATATACAAGCAGATTACCCCTTACACACTGACAAACACACGGTGAGAATCATGTATTCTCAACTTAGAAACAAAAGAGCATCGTGTCTCAACTTACTTTCAtgtggttcaaaaaaaaaaagtgatataaacacaaagaggaaagaaactggaaaatctgGGTGAAGGCTAAACAGGAATACttcttttcaacttttctataagtttaaaattatttcctaatAAAAAGTTACCAAGAATAACTTACTAGTCAAGCATCTCTAACTCCAGTATAGAGAAAAAGCACCCTGCAAGTTGTTAAAATGCTGACCTCTGCCTTCCCATCTGACCTCTACGCATAGATGTGGGTGCAGTGAGTTCGGAGCAGTCTGCTGGTGAAAACCGGCCCTGCCTCCCATGCTGGCAGGTCCTCCTCTGCCATGTGCTGTGCTGTTCATGTGAGTGTACCTCACTATGCCTGGGACAAAGATTCCTACTTGTCAGGGATCTGGTACCTCCCCTGCCCAGGATGCAGAAGGGCTCCATGACTGACTCCAGAACTGAAGCAGCTGGAACCGCTGGAGAACAGGACTGAGCAGGAAAACAGGGCTGCCTTCCTGCTCATGGTCTTGGGGCATCCAGATACCGGCCACAAGCTCTTGGAGCTGGAGATGACAGAACACATGCCATACTTACCTGGCTTACCTGGGTATTTACAGAAGTGTGTACTGACGTGTGAGAAAAGTGGAGCCTTCAATGTCATGGTCTTTGCTTAACCCCTCGATCTACACCACACTCACAGGCCAGGCTGATCTCCCCTCCAATCCCTGAAGGGTGTCACACTGCGAGTGAAGGGCTGTCCTTCCCATGCAGTGGTGACACCTGCTCCATAGGGTTCACCAACTTCCCTGGGAGGCTACCATGGGGTGCTGTGGGAATCACTCATTCTTTCTTCCCATGAGGAGGTGATGCACTTATGGAAGGAAATAAGTCAGCACATGGGCTCCAAGACAAAGATAGCCAACAGTGACATGGAAATCCCTTGGGAATGTCCTGGCTCTGAGACAGTGGTGGTGGCAGGTGAGCACAGATGTGCCCCTGTAAAGATACAGTGTGTCCAGGTGTGTGCAGTAATGAGGTAATTGCACTTAATATAAAGTCTTTGCTTCAGAAGTGACCTACTTCATGAATCCAGAAAAGTAGGGCTCCCTGGCTGGCCACAGTACGTACCTAGGCGCTGGGCAAGGCCAGTGGAGGTCGTGTCAGAAGTGTCTCCAAGGAGTGAGGTGGACACAGGGATGGagtcctaaaaaaaaacaaaagcaaaaacaaaaagtacGCTGCAGCTTCTCCACCTGGAGTGGGCCAGCCACTCTCCGGGCATCTGATTCTTCATGAAGGTGGCAATAGCAGGTCCTAAGAGGGCAGACATAGGTACTGAAGGGAAGAGGGGCTGCCATCAGTCAATAGCCAAGCAGGTGGCCCCCCACATGTATGGCTGGAGCAGACAAAGAGAAGTCACCTGACGCTGGATCCACAGTGCTGTTAGTAACTTCTAAGGTTGATTTCCCATAAAGGGTTCATCTATTGTCCAAAACTCCCAAGCATGCTGAAGGGCAACATTACAACCAAGAGGGACACAAACAAGATCATTACagccacagaaaaagaaaacaaatcctaGGGTCTGTCTGCTAAGGGCCTGGGGGCCCACAGAGGCAACAACTAGGCAAGATGCCTAATCTCCTCATCTCAGCCTGGGAGAGAACACGCGGCTCCAGTGTAGCTGCAGGCTCATCTGGGTGCTTTAAGGTCAAGTGCCCTGTGACTTTGAGAAAGGGCAGCAGTGGCCAGCAACGAAATAGTGAAAACAATAATTTCTGAGTACATTTGGCCAATCTCAATTTagacaaaaagcaataaaatgaaaccaGCAGTATAAATGATCTTAAGATAAATGTGGCCCTTtttaagagagatgaatagaaccttctctaaagaagacagacgaatggctagcaaacatatgaagaaacgttcatcatccctaattattagagaaatgcaaatcaaaaccaccctgagataccacctaaccccagtgagaatggctcacatcacaaaatctcaaaactgcagatgctggcgtggatgtggagagaaaggaacacttttacactgctggtgggactgcaaactaatacaatctttttggaaagaagtatggagaaccctcaaagaactcaagctagacctcccatttgatcctacaatcccattactgggcatctacgcagaaggaagaaaatcattttaccataaggatacttgcactagactgtttatcccagctcaatttacaaaatgtggaaacagcctaaatgcccaccaacccaggaatcaattaacaagctgtggtatatatacaccatgaaatattattcagccacttaaaaagatggagaccttacatcccttgtattaacctggatggaagtggaacacattattgttagtaaagcatcacaagaatggagaagcatgaatcctatgtactcaattttgatatgaggacaattaatgacctagtacacggtggggggtggggaaaggggagagcagagagagagagaaggagagaggggtggggaaaggaagagcagagagagggaaggacggagggggtggaagaagagaagagcagagagagggaaggagggagggcggatatcagtgtgtgacacacctttttaGGGTCAAGagcacaattttaagagggactatacctaacaaatgcaatcagtgtaaccttgtttcttgtaccctcaatgaatctccaacgataaaaaaaaactttcaaaaaatacaaaaataaaaataaatgtggccCTTTTGAAATTTGGAAGTAATCTTACTCCCAGTTACTTTGaaagtgatggctcatgcctgtaatcctggcactctgggaggccaaggtgagtggattgcctgagcccaggagtttgagcaagacatctctaaaaaaatagccaatgttgtatgtatgtatgtgtgtgtgtggtgggcacctgtagtcccacctatttgggaggctgagaaatgagaatcacttgacctcaagactttgaggttgctgtgagcagctatgatggcatggcactctaccgagggccacaaagtaaaacaccatctcaaaaaactaaaaataaataaataaaaaggcctaAAAAGAAAGACACCCACTAATTTGTAATATGGCCTGAATTGCTTTTATCAAAATAGCAGACTTCTAGGAGAAACAGCCTGGTACAGGGGCCAGGAGTCTTGGGAAGTGGCAAGGTTTATAGAAGGATAGAGGCTCTGGGGTTTGCTCTCCTCCCACTCTGCTGGGGGACAGCAGTGAACTCAACACAAGCCTGCTGTGTGCTGAAGAGACCAAAGGGACTGACTGCTCCTCACCTCCTAAGAGGGTTCAAAGCCACTTCTAGGCAAGACAGAATTTGTTCAAGTCTACAAAAGATAGGAGATCAAAAAACACAGGAGAAAGATGAAAGCATTAACTGCATGCTTTTTTGTATGCTAATTCATGAACCTGCTACTTACAGATTCTGAGTTCAACGGTCAGCTACACAGTCACAGTATTTACAGATAAACctcctggaaaaagaaaatccaccttACCAAGGTTACCttttccaccaaaaatagaattttaagcCCCATAATGTTACCCTTCTTAATAGTTCATTACTTCCCAAATCACACTAGACTCTG belongs to Nycticebus coucang isolate mNycCou1 chromosome 9, mNycCou1.pri, whole genome shotgun sequence and includes:
- the PSMG4 gene encoding proteasome assembly chaperone 4, yielding MEGALAAAPGDVSLHNFSARLWEQLVHFHVMRLTDSLFLWVGATPHLRNLAVAMCSRYDSIPVSTSLLGDTSDTTSTGLAQRLARKTNKQVFVSYNLQNTDSNFALLVENRIKEEMETFPEKF